A stretch of the Rhodospirillaceae bacterium genome encodes the following:
- a CDS encoding SIS domain-containing protein encodes MTFPNKKYPDIAGFAGDYFEKYAVAAASVDRDKLAEAGQLLEAAYQRGATVHVCGNGGSAGISNHLVCDHLKCIQTDTDLLPRVNSLSANIEMITAIANDISYDECFVYQLRTLAQAGDVLITISSSGDSENVVRAAEWARENNVDVISMTGFTGGRTGNLANVHLKVEGDNYGVIEDTHQSLMHILAQYLRQARMEESTIIERKF; translated from the coding sequence ATGACTTTTCCAAATAAAAAATATCCCGATATCGCGGGCTTTGCCGGTGATTATTTTGAAAAATACGCCGTAGCTGCGGCCTCCGTTGATCGCGACAAATTGGCAGAGGCCGGGCAGTTATTAGAGGCCGCCTATCAACGCGGTGCCACCGTTCACGTTTGTGGCAACGGCGGCTCGGCCGGTATTTCAAACCATCTGGTGTGCGATCACTTGAAGTGCATTCAGACCGATACCGATTTGCTGCCCCGCGTAAATTCGCTCAGCGCTAACATTGAGATGATTACGGCCATCGCCAATGACATCTCTTATGACGAATGCTTCGTCTATCAGTTGCGGACACTGGCGCAAGCTGGCGATGTGCTAATCACAATAAGCTCATCCGGCGATTCGGAAAACGTCGTCAGAGCGGCGGAATGGGCGCGGGAAAATAATGTTGATGTCATTTCCATGACCGGATTCACCGGTGGTCGTACAGGAAACCTGGCAAACGTGCACCTGAAAGTAGAAGGTGATAATTACGGCGTTATCGAAGACACCCACCAATCATTGATGCACATTCTGGCGCAGTATCTCCGCCAAGCTCGAATGGAAGAGTCTACGATTATCGAGAGAAAATTCTAA
- a CDS encoding SDR family oxidoreductase, with protein MRVLVTGATGFVGRALVPMLTQAGHDVTITVRYGPSADHLKNVRLKNIGEIGPETNWQEALSNFDAVLHLAGRAHVMAESDADPLAAYRRINRDGTKRLAEAAADAGVKRLVFLSSIKVNGERTTNHPYSEASTPQPEDAYGQSKWEGEQALHEINGLETVVVRTPLVYGPHVKGNFRSLLNICRKTVPLPLGGLQNRRSLIYVGNLADALIRCLTHPKAAGNLYLVRDGDDVSTTTLIKSTAQALGKQTYLFPVPRLLLRAGGALTGKSGMVSRLIESLEVDDSAIRRDLDWTPPFTMVQGLTETATWFRSV; from the coding sequence ATGCGGGTGCTGGTCACAGGGGCAACGGGTTTTGTTGGTCGGGCGCTGGTGCCTATGCTGACCCAGGCTGGGCACGATGTCACCATCACGGTCCGTTATGGTCCGTCTGCGGATCATTTGAAAAATGTTCGTTTGAAAAATATCGGAGAGATTGGTCCAGAGACAAACTGGCAAGAGGCGCTTAGCAATTTCGACGCCGTTCTACATCTGGCAGGTCGCGCCCATGTAATGGCTGAATCCGACGCTGATCCCCTTGCCGCGTATCGACGCATTAATCGGGATGGCACGAAGCGATTGGCCGAAGCGGCAGCTGATGCAGGTGTTAAGCGACTGGTCTTTCTTAGTTCTATCAAGGTCAATGGCGAACGAACGACCAATCACCCCTACAGCGAAGCAAGCACGCCGCAACCTGAAGATGCCTATGGCCAGTCCAAATGGGAGGGCGAGCAGGCGCTTCATGAGATCAATGGATTGGAAACGGTCGTCGTGCGCACGCCTCTGGTCTATGGCCCACATGTAAAGGGAAATTTCCGCTCGCTACTGAATATCTGCAGAAAGACGGTGCCGCTTCCTTTGGGGGGTCTTCAGAATAGGCGCAGCTTGATTTATGTCGGTAATTTGGCTGATGCACTGATCAGGTGCCTCACGCATCCCAAAGCCGCTGGCAATCTCTATCTTGTCCGGGATGGCGATGATGTCTCTACAACAACCTTGATAAAAAGCACAGCTCAGGCCCTTGGAAAGCAGACCTATTTATTTCCTGTCCCCAGATTACTGCTCCGGGCTGGCGGTGCATTAACCGGCAAAAGTGGTATGGTTTCCAGACTCATTGAGTCCCTGGAAGTTGATGATTCTGCAATCCGGCGCGATCTAGACTGGACGCCACCATTTACCATGGTACAAGGACTAACCGAAACGGCAACTTGGTTTAGGTCTGTATAA
- a CDS encoding glycosyltransferase family 4 protein yields the protein MKILFISDNFPPETNASATRVFERACYWVKWGHEVTIVSGVPNFPQGKVFEGYKNTFQTETMEGMRVVRVKTYIAPNRGKFRRALDFLSFRINAARAAKKEPRPDLICATSPQPGAALAGLDAAKHHGVPFIFELGDLWPASISAVGAMEKSFLYNQMERQELSMYRRSNAVVALTGAFKQDLIRRGIDGNKIDVVINGVDTWRYGPRGRDPELARELGLTDEFVVGYVGTHGMAHGLGNVLDAAEIVAAKKQKIRFLLAGAGAEREALIAAAEQRGLNNVLFLSMQPKERMPQVWSLCDVALVHLRDDPTFAEVIPSKIFEAMAMGLPIIVSAPRGEGSRIVERDRAGCWVPAGDALGLAGAAMLFEKNRDGCRDFGAQSLAAAPGHSREIQAREMLSVFERVIKGRAS from the coding sequence ATGAAAATTCTCTTCATCAGTGATAATTTTCCGCCGGAAACCAACGCGTCCGCCACCCGCGTGTTCGAACGCGCGTGTTATTGGGTCAAGTGGGGGCACGAAGTCACGATCGTGAGCGGCGTGCCAAATTTCCCCCAAGGAAAAGTTTTTGAGGGCTACAAAAATACTTTTCAGACGGAAACGATGGAAGGCATGCGGGTGGTCCGCGTTAAAACCTACATCGCACCAAACAGAGGGAAATTCCGCCGCGCCCTCGATTTTCTTAGCTTTCGGATCAACGCCGCGCGAGCTGCGAAGAAAGAACCCCGGCCTGATTTGATTTGCGCGACCTCCCCTCAACCGGGCGCCGCCTTGGCTGGATTGGACGCTGCTAAACATCACGGCGTGCCCTTTATTTTTGAGCTGGGCGATCTCTGGCCGGCGTCAATTTCGGCTGTTGGCGCGATGGAAAAAAGCTTTCTCTACAACCAGATGGAACGCCAGGAACTTTCCATGTATCGGCGATCCAATGCGGTTGTCGCCCTGACCGGTGCCTTTAAACAAGATCTGATCCGCCGGGGTATTGACGGCAATAAAATCGACGTGGTGATTAACGGGGTTGATACCTGGCGCTATGGCCCCCGTGGCCGTGACCCTGAGCTAGCGCGGGAATTAGGCCTTACCGATGAATTTGTCGTTGGATATGTCGGCACCCACGGCATGGCCCATGGGCTCGGCAACGTTTTAGATGCGGCTGAAATTGTTGCGGCGAAAAAACAGAAAATTCGATTTTTGTTGGCGGGTGCTGGAGCAGAGCGCGAAGCCCTCATCGCAGCCGCCGAACAGCGTGGCCTGAACAACGTCTTATTTTTATCCATGCAGCCCAAGGAACGCATGCCGCAAGTTTGGAGCCTCTGCGACGTCGCCTTGGTTCATCTCCGCGATGACCCAACCTTCGCCGAAGTCATTCCTTCTAAAATATTTGAAGCCATGGCCATGGGGCTGCCCATCATCGTGAGTGCGCCACGCGGCGAAGGCAGCCGCATTGTCGAACGAGACCGTGCCGGGTGTTGGGTTCCAGCGGGTGACGCCTTGGGTTTGGCCGGGGCCGCGATGTTGTTTGAAAAAAACCGCGATGGCTGCCGCGACTTTGGTGCACAAAGCCTTGCCGCAGCCCCTGGGCATAGCCGAGAAATTCAAGCGCGTGAGATGCTAAGTGTGTTTGAGCGGGTGATTAAAGGTAGGGCTTCTTGA
- a CDS encoding polysaccharide biosynthesis protein yields the protein MATVSFLAALYLRIGDGIFYYPTDILLQGAGVFVVIATGVFWYMDLYRGVWRYASLNDLLAITRSATLVILIFLLVMFTWTRLEDLPRSLPIINWGVLMALLGGPRFFYRLLKDRQFEFVLEDEDHRRIPVLLVGAGDEAEQFIRAMERQSDGNYRVVGIVAERAARVGRNIHDVQVLGTTDDLDDIVETLQRSGRRPERLILTYDTMNGTKVRNLLDRAGALGMTLARLPKLTDFRTGVTDAASLEVKPVAVEDLLGRPQAALDRDAMDRLIKGRRVLLTGAGGSIGSELARQISAFAPAELVLLDNSEFNLYSIDMDLSRHAPETPRRAVLADVRDRARLDEVFTDVSPELVFHAAALKHVPMVEANVVEGARTNIRGTANVAECCVSSGVDAMVLISTDKAVNPTSIMGATKRVAESYCQALDLKRSGGEGTRFVTVRFGNVLGSTGSVVPLFETQLRAGGPLTVTHPEMTRYFMTVREAVELVLQASAFGTTTFKEDGKIFVLDMGEPVLILDLAKQMIRLAGLKPNDDIKIEFTGLRPGEKLFEEMFHGKEAPTPTACPGVLLAAPRATGYDQLTNTLREIEDVCATGDVEETRAAIIRAVPEFIGSDENAVIAATR from the coding sequence ATGGCAACGGTATCGTTTCTTGCCGCTCTTTACCTGCGCATCGGTGATGGTATTTTCTATTACCCCACGGACATCTTGTTGCAGGGTGCTGGCGTTTTCGTGGTTATCGCCACCGGAGTGTTCTGGTACATGGATTTGTATCGCGGCGTGTGGCGGTATGCATCGCTTAATGATTTATTGGCAATCACCCGATCTGCCACACTCGTTATCCTTATTTTCTTGCTGGTGATGTTTACCTGGACCCGGCTGGAGGATCTTCCGAGATCTTTGCCGATTATCAATTGGGGCGTGTTGATGGCGCTGTTGGGTGGGCCTAGGTTTTTCTATCGATTGCTAAAGGATCGTCAGTTTGAATTTGTTCTGGAAGATGAAGACCACCGCCGAATCCCTGTATTGTTAGTTGGCGCAGGCGATGAGGCCGAACAGTTCATCCGCGCCATGGAGCGCCAAAGTGACGGTAATTACAGAGTCGTCGGAATTGTCGCCGAACGCGCGGCCCGAGTAGGTCGTAATATCCACGATGTCCAGGTTCTTGGTACGACCGACGATTTGGACGACATTGTCGAAACGTTGCAACGATCAGGTCGGCGCCCGGAACGTCTTATTTTAACCTACGATACGATGAACGGGACAAAAGTTCGGAACTTGCTCGACAGAGCGGGTGCCCTGGGAATGACCCTCGCGCGCTTGCCCAAATTGACCGATTTCAGGACAGGAGTCACAGATGCAGCATCACTCGAGGTTAAGCCTGTCGCGGTGGAAGACCTTCTCGGTCGGCCGCAAGCAGCGTTGGACCGTGACGCCATGGACCGCCTGATCAAAGGCCGCCGGGTTTTGCTAACCGGCGCTGGCGGCAGTATCGGTAGTGAACTTGCCCGACAGATTTCTGCCTTTGCCCCTGCCGAGCTGGTTTTACTCGATAATTCTGAGTTTAATTTATATTCAATCGATATGGACCTCAGCCGTCATGCACCAGAAACCCCGAGGCGCGCCGTACTGGCCGATGTCCGGGACCGCGCCCGGTTGGATGAAGTTTTTACTGATGTTTCGCCGGAACTGGTATTTCATGCGGCCGCCTTAAAGCATGTTCCGATGGTCGAGGCCAACGTGGTTGAAGGTGCCCGCACCAATATTCGCGGCACAGCAAACGTTGCGGAATGCTGCGTAAGTTCTGGCGTTGATGCCATGGTTCTGATTTCGACGGACAAGGCGGTCAATCCCACCAGCATCATGGGTGCCACCAAACGCGTCGCCGAAAGTTATTGCCAAGCACTGGACCTGAAGCGCAGTGGCGGTGAGGGAACACGCTTCGTTACCGTTCGTTTTGGTAATGTACTTGGGTCCACGGGATCGGTTGTGCCGTTGTTTGAAACGCAGCTTCGAGCCGGTGGGCCCCTGACAGTAACTCACCCCGAAATGACGCGTTATTTTATGACGGTCCGCGAGGCAGTGGAATTGGTTTTGCAGGCCTCAGCATTTGGGACGACCACTTTCAAGGAAGACGGCAAAATCTTTGTTCTGGATATGGGTGAGCCGGTTCTGATTCTGGACTTGGCCAAACAGATGATCCGTTTGGCTGGGTTGAAGCCGAATGACGACATAAAAATTGAATTTACCGGACTAAGACCGGGCGAAAAATTGTTCGAAGAAATGTTTCATGGCAAAGAAGCGCCGACACCTACGGCGTGCCCGGGGGTCCTTCTGGCAGCTCCCCGTGCAACGGGGTACGACCAGTTGACCAATACGCTGCGGGAAATTGAAGACGTCTGCGCCACTGGAGACGTCGAGGAAACCAGGGCGGCGATTATCCGCGCCGTTCCTGAATTTATAGGATCAGATGAAAACGCAGTGATCGCGGCAACTCGGTAA
- a CDS encoding tetratricopeptide repeat protein encodes MTNETPKNSRKYQNSLQVAVVLFGAFLSACANQYGEDIGPADMVKSYRTGQEEFQSGRYDNALAHYQAALIISDKENGPEDKSAATILNAMALTHKTKGDYAAAEPLYKRSLAIREEIYGNDHPSLATTLNNLASLYRAQGKLDQAGPLYARSLDILKELAGDNQESMDALISSLAGVYIRQGKFTAARSLLELNLAAREQKLGKDHPDVAQSLNDLAELYRLQRDYKGAEPLFRRALGIWKTKLGAEHPNVGTALNNLGLVYKGQRKYADAESNYRQALEIREKSLGPDDPSVAASLNNLASLRYRQGVYAEAEPMFKRALSIIKNAVGVAHPRYSRGAKNYAVLLRKLGRGEEADSVLDSIKSKKDLIQNGTDKKAQSSSEDKDSEDKGS; translated from the coding sequence TTGACCAACGAAACACCAAAAAATTCACGTAAGTATCAGAACTCTCTGCAGGTCGCAGTGGTTCTTTTTGGTGCTTTCCTATCGGCTTGCGCCAATCAATATGGAGAAGACATCGGGCCGGCGGATATGGTGAAATCCTATCGCACAGGTCAAGAAGAGTTCCAATCAGGCCGATATGATAACGCCCTAGCCCACTACCAAGCAGCCCTGATCATCAGTGATAAAGAAAATGGCCCTGAAGATAAATCGGCAGCCACTATTTTAAATGCCATGGCGCTGACCCATAAGACCAAAGGTGACTATGCCGCAGCCGAACCACTCTACAAACGATCACTCGCAATTAGAGAAGAAATTTATGGCAATGATCATCCGTCTCTCGCAACAACTCTGAACAATCTCGCATCCCTTTATCGGGCTCAGGGAAAACTCGATCAAGCCGGACCGCTTTATGCTCGCTCTCTAGATATTCTCAAGGAGCTTGCAGGTGATAATCAGGAAAGTATGGACGCCCTTATCAGCAGTTTGGCGGGAGTTTATATTCGACAAGGAAAATTTACCGCAGCGCGATCCCTCTTGGAATTAAATTTGGCGGCGCGCGAACAGAAACTCGGAAAAGATCACCCCGATGTTGCACAGTCTTTAAATGATTTGGCCGAACTCTACCGTCTACAAAGAGACTATAAGGGAGCCGAACCTCTCTTCCGTCGCGCCTTAGGAATTTGGAAAACAAAATTGGGTGCGGAACACCCAAATGTGGGGACCGCACTCAACAATCTGGGCTTGGTATATAAAGGTCAACGAAAATACGCTGATGCGGAATCCAATTATCGCCAAGCGTTGGAAATTCGAGAGAAATCTTTGGGGCCTGACGATCCTTCTGTCGCTGCGAGCCTGAATAACTTGGCAAGTCTGCGCTACCGCCAAGGGGTTTATGCGGAGGCAGAGCCAATGTTCAAACGGGCTCTGAGCATTATCAAAAATGCAGTTGGAGTGGCTCACCCCCGGTATTCGCGAGGCGCCAAAAACTATGCGGTCCTATTGCGTAAACTCGGTCGCGGGGAAGAGGCAGATTCTGTTTTAGATTCAATTAAATCAAAGAAAGATTTAATCCAAAATGGAACCGACAAAAAAGCCCAATCCTCATCTGAGGACAAAGATTCAGAAGACAAAGGCTCATAA
- the purH gene encoding bifunctional phosphoribosylaminoimidazolecarboxamide formyltransferase/IMP cyclohydrolase, translating into MSEKIQRALLSVSDKSGLVELGTFLVENGVEILSTGGSAKALRDAGVAVTEVSDHTGFPEIMDGRVKTLQPKIHGGLLAVRDNAEHQEAMDAHGIAPIDLLVVNLYPFEETVAGGADFDTCVENIDIGGPAMIRAAAKNHAFVTVVVDPGDYDRVMAEMKANDGATTADFRRELAATAYGRTGAYDGAISTWFNGEIGRTFPPNIALGASLRQVTRYGENPHQEAAFYVTGDDRPGVAAATQLQGKELSFNNLNDTDAAFELVAEFDGTACAIIKHANPCGVAISDTLTDAYKKALSCDTESAFGGIVAVNRALDGDTATEIADLFAEVVIAPEVNLEAREILSAKKNLRVLETGGMPDPASDGMTIRALAGGYLFQQRDRLLTSDEFKTVTERLPSEQEMADMLFAFAVAKHVKSNAIVYAKNGMTVGVGAGQMSRVNSSRIAAFKAEHAAQVAGDPESWAKGSVVASDAFFPFADGLLSAAEAGATAVIQPGGSIRDDEVIAAANEVGLAMVFTGMRHFRH; encoded by the coding sequence ATGAGCGAGAAAATTCAAAGAGCATTATTATCCGTTTCCGATAAATCCGGGCTTGTAGAATTAGGCACGTTTTTAGTTGAGAACGGTGTTGAAATTTTATCCACCGGAGGATCTGCGAAAGCGTTGCGTGACGCGGGCGTTGCCGTCACTGAAGTTTCGGATCACACCGGATTCCCAGAAATCATGGATGGCCGAGTTAAGACCTTGCAGCCAAAAATTCATGGCGGCTTGCTGGCTGTCCGGGATAATGCGGAACACCAAGAAGCGATGGACGCGCACGGAATTGCGCCGATTGATCTGTTGGTGGTGAACCTCTATCCGTTCGAAGAGACTGTCGCAGGCGGTGCCGACTTCGATACCTGTGTCGAGAACATCGACATTGGCGGCCCGGCAATGATCCGGGCTGCAGCAAAAAACCACGCCTTCGTAACCGTGGTTGTTGATCCCGGCGACTATGATCGAGTCATGGCAGAAATGAAAGCCAATGATGGTGCGACGACCGCTGATTTCCGGCGTGAATTAGCAGCCACTGCCTATGGTCGGACGGGGGCCTATGATGGCGCGATCAGCACGTGGTTTAATGGTGAAATCGGCCGCACCTTCCCGCCGAACATCGCCTTGGGGGCGTCGTTACGCCAAGTCACCCGCTACGGTGAAAACCCCCATCAGGAAGCTGCTTTCTACGTTACCGGCGATGACCGGCCTGGTGTCGCTGCGGCCACACAATTGCAGGGTAAGGAACTCAGCTTCAATAACCTAAACGATACCGACGCCGCGTTTGAGCTAGTGGCAGAATTCGACGGAACCGCCTGTGCGATTATCAAGCATGCTAATCCTTGTGGCGTAGCAATTTCTGACACGCTGACCGATGCCTATAAAAAGGCTTTGTCGTGCGACACGGAAAGTGCCTTTGGCGGGATTGTTGCCGTGAACCGGGCGCTTGATGGCGACACCGCAACGGAAATTGCGGACTTGTTCGCCGAGGTTGTCATCGCCCCGGAAGTTAACCTTGAAGCCAGAGAAATCTTGAGCGCTAAAAAGAATCTGCGCGTCTTGGAAACCGGTGGCATGCCGGACCCGGCAAGCGATGGGATGACAATTCGCGCCTTAGCGGGCGGGTACCTGTTTCAACAGCGTGATAGATTGCTCACGTCTGACGAATTTAAAACCGTGACCGAACGGTTGCCGAGCGAACAGGAAATGGCCGACATGTTATTTGCGTTTGCCGTTGCCAAGCATGTGAAATCTAACGCCATCGTTTATGCCAAAAACGGCATGACTGTCGGCGTAGGGGCGGGTCAGATGAGTCGGGTGAATTCTTCTCGCATTGCGGCGTTCAAGGCCGAACACGCAGCCCAGGTTGCAGGCGATCCGGAAAGCTGGGCCAAAGGGTCCGTTGTTGCCTCTGACGCATTTTTCCCATTTGCGGATGGCTTGTTGTCGGCTGCCGAAGCAGGTGCCACGGCGGTTATTCAACCAGGTGGATCTATTCGCGATGATGAAGTGATTGCCGCCGCCAATGAAGTCGGCCTTGCCATGGTGTTCACAGGCATGCGCCATTTCCGGCACTAG
- a CDS encoding tetratricopeptide repeat protein has product MTKKRLPTAKKNPFNKLINSTKGICAAAIKKAVKLGSNLSNSKPEKEFFTIEDYIDWIVTRTAQVTNALDATENIAQKTRYKIELAGLLKLQKQPTEAYEARKTKLVKYAEEIKRLAKDAAKGTDVQNIAPIWRALALDNTQPAELFLHQLSKKSGPTAGAAAFLLGQISEGHFDFDQALTFYRKAYLNGPKNRNYLEANAHMASLLECYEEAESLLQGIIEILGRARRSNHGKLFNAYTNLAHILEMRGDMEAALVHHQHALQVREKALGPNHPELAGALNNMAALCEVRGHVDEAYEYSKRAVGIYQTNLKPDSPKVAAALSNLAEICQKKNHHQEAKQNYQQGLEIARKSGGIDSPLYIKIKSNLDGLKERA; this is encoded by the coding sequence ATGACCAAAAAACGTCTTCCAACTGCGAAAAAAAATCCCTTTAATAAGTTGATAAATAGCACAAAAGGCATTTGCGCAGCAGCCATAAAGAAGGCTGTTAAGCTAGGGTCAAACCTTTCAAATTCGAAGCCAGAAAAAGAATTTTTCACCATAGAAGATTACATAGATTGGATTGTCACAAGAACAGCTCAGGTTACAAATGCGTTGGATGCGACAGAAAACATAGCCCAAAAAACCCGATACAAAATTGAATTAGCGGGGCTTCTCAAACTACAAAAACAACCGACGGAGGCCTATGAGGCTCGCAAAACGAAACTCGTAAAATATGCTGAAGAGATTAAGCGCCTCGCCAAAGATGCGGCCAAAGGTACGGATGTGCAAAATATAGCACCCATATGGCGGGCCTTAGCGTTGGACAATACGCAGCCAGCCGAATTATTTCTGCACCAATTGTCTAAGAAAAGCGGCCCCACCGCTGGCGCAGCAGCTTTCCTCCTAGGCCAAATTTCGGAAGGACATTTCGATTTTGATCAAGCGCTCACGTTCTATCGGAAAGCCTATTTAAACGGCCCCAAAAATCGCAACTACCTGGAAGCCAACGCCCATATGGCATCTTTATTGGAGTGCTATGAAGAAGCCGAATCGTTGTTGCAAGGAATTATAGAAATACTCGGCCGTGCCCGCCGTTCAAATCATGGAAAGTTATTCAATGCATACACCAACTTGGCGCATATTTTAGAAATGCGAGGGGATATGGAGGCGGCTCTTGTGCACCACCAACACGCCCTTCAAGTGCGAGAAAAAGCACTTGGCCCAAACCACCCAGAGCTTGCTGGAGCACTAAATAATATGGCTGCCCTTTGCGAAGTACGTGGCCATGTTGACGAGGCGTATGAGTATAGCAAGCGAGCGGTGGGTATTTATCAAACCAATCTTAAGCCTGATAGCCCCAAAGTTGCAGCAGCCCTCAGCAATCTTGCAGAAATTTGCCAAAAGAAAAATCATCACCAAGAGGCAAAACAGAATTATCAGCAAGGGCTGGAAATTGCGCGTAAATCCGGTGGTATCGATAGCCCTCTCTATATAAAAATAAAATCTAATTTGGACGGACTCAAAGAACGGGCTTAA